A stretch of the Stutzerimonas stutzeri genome encodes the following:
- a CDS encoding DsbC family protein, with the protein MPRVLISSICALALATATTTAFAQSKKDNMVILPAAGMVAIEKDGKFAVISDNGRFLIQGMLYDTWTQKELKTLQEVKVAANYIPIDKANVGFEDLAPMTVGTGDKAITMFSDPACGYCKEVIAEARSSLPEGYRLDVLMLPLLSDRSASRTKELHCAEDKAAAWKAGVQGDLTTPLAQKPEGACDVDVIGKRRITAQFLGARNVPFLIRDDGLTREGKPTEGLRAWIENNRI; encoded by the coding sequence ATGCCCCGCGTTCTGATCTCCTCCATTTGTGCCTTGGCACTTGCCACAGCTACCACTACCGCGTTCGCGCAATCGAAAAAAGACAACATGGTAATTCTGCCTGCGGCGGGCATGGTTGCCATCGAGAAGGATGGCAAGTTCGCCGTGATCAGCGACAACGGCCGCTTCCTCATTCAGGGCATGCTGTACGACACCTGGACCCAGAAGGAGCTGAAGACCCTGCAAGAGGTCAAGGTCGCCGCCAACTACATCCCTATCGATAAGGCCAATGTGGGCTTTGAAGATCTGGCTCCGATGACTGTCGGTACCGGCGACAAGGCCATTACGATGTTCTCAGATCCGGCCTGCGGCTATTGCAAGGAAGTGATCGCCGAGGCGCGCAGTTCACTACCTGAAGGCTATCGGCTCGATGTTCTGATGCTCCCCCTGCTAAGCGACCGCAGCGCCTCCCGCACGAAAGAGTTGCATTGTGCTGAAGACAAGGCGGCTGCCTGGAAAGCTGGCGTGCAGGGTGACCTGACGACACCTCTGGCGCAGAAGCCGGAGGGGGCCTGTGATGTCGATGTGATTGGCAAGCGGCGAATTACCGCCCAGTTCCTTGGGGCACGCAACGTGCCCTTCCTGATTCGTGATGACGGCCTTACCCGCGAGGGCAAGCCGACTGAAGGGCTTCGTGCCTGGATTGAAAACAACCGAATCTGA